TAATAACGAATAAAGCCATTATTACAACTTCAGAATAAGATGCTACGAAACTTTTTAAAAACTCCAAATTAACTCTTCCTTTCATTATAGTTTAATTATATATGTATTATAATGTTTCACGTGAAACATTATAATTTTAATATTTCCATTATCCTTTGTAAATCCTGATTTGAATAATATTCTATTTGTATTTTGCCTTTGTCTTTTCCGGTATTATTAAGAGATACCTTTGTGCCAAAATAATCTCTTAATCTATTTTCTATATCTTTCATAAAAGGAGAGTTTGTATCATTCAATCTTTTACCTTCTTTTTTTTCCTTAGATAATTCTTTTACTAAATATTCTACACCTCTTACGGATAGTCCTTTATCTATAATCTCTTGGGCTATTTTATACTGAATATCTTTATTTTTTAATGCTAGTAATGCTCTACCATGTCCCTCACTTATAACTCCATCAACTAAATACTCTTGAACTCGTTTATCTAAATTTAATAATCTTAAACAGTTAGTTATAGAAGTTCTAGATTTCCCTAACTTTTCACTTAATTCTTCTTGTGTAAGTTTTAGTTCTACAATTAATTTTTCATAAGCAATAGCTTCTTCTATAGGATTCAAATCCTCTCTTTGAATATTTTCAATTAAAGAAAGTTTTAAAATTTCCTTATCCTTTACATCTTCTAATACTACTGCAGGAACCTCTTTCATATTAGCTAATCTTGCAGCGCGCCATCTTCTTTCACCAGCTATTATTAAATACGTAGAATTATCAACCTTCTTTAAAATTAAAGGCTGAATAATACCATTTTCTTTTATTGAGAGAGAAAGTTCTTTAATTTTTTCCTCATCAAAATTTTTTCTAGGTTGCTCAGGATTTGGTTTTATTAAGTTTAAAGAGATTTTACTTGTGGGCTTCTCTTCCTCTTTTTTTATACTTACATCTTCTTTATTACTTTCTTTAAATTCTTCTATTGTTTCTGGTATTAATGCACCTAAACCTTTGCCTAAACCATGTCTTTTAGCCAAACTCTATACCTCCTTTTGCCTTTTTAAAAACTCATCGGTTACTTCTTTAAATGCTAATGCACCCTTACAATTGTTATCATAAAGTACTATAGGTAACCCAAAACTTGGTGCCTCTGCTAACCTTATATTTCTCGGTATTGTATTATTAAACACCTTATCTTTAAAGTATTTCTTCACTTCTCCAGCTACTTCATTACAAAGTTTAGTTCTATTATCGTACATTGTCATTATTACGCCTTCTATTCCTAACTTTTTATTTAACCCCTTACTTATCAAGGAGTATGTATTCATTAGTTGTCCAACTCCTTCTAAAGCATAATATTCACACTGAATTGGTATCAATACACTATTTACAGCTGTAAGAGCATTAATTGTTAGTATACCTAATGATGGAGGACAATCTATAAATATAAAATCATATAATCCATCTATTTCTGATAATTTTCTCTTTAATATAGTCTCTCTATTTTCTACATCTATTAACTCTATCTCTGATCCTGCAAGTTCCATAGTAGATGGTGCTATATATAAATTTTCCATAAGCTCACTTTGTATTATTACATCTTGGATAGGGGTATCTGAAGTCATTACATCATACATTGAATTATCTAAATTAGTTTTATCTATACCTAGTCCACTTGTGGTATTTCCTTGTGGATCTATATCTATTGTTAAAATCTTGTATCCTTCAGCAGCTAAGTAAGCACATAGGTTAATATTAGTAGTTGTCTTCCCTACGCCTCCTTTTTGGTTAAAAATACATATGGTCTTCATAATATCACCTTACTTTCATGGTATTTTGTTCTAACTTCAATTGTGTTATAAATTCTTTTATTTATAACAAGTATTAATTGTAAATATAAAACATACTACACTAAATTTTTATGTACATGTTTAAACTATGTAATTTAATTATATAGTTTAAGCATAAATAATAAAAGAGTGTTATAGTAAAATATATAATAATTTAACTTATAATGTTTCACGTGAAACATTATAAGTTAAAAATATAAAAAGTAGGCCTTATTAAAACCTACTTTTTATGTGTACATTATTTGTTTTTCGGAATACGAACTGTAACTTCTATAGCATCCTCTAAATCTTTTGATCTATAATTAGCACTTATTCCATACTTATCAAATACTTGCTTAATAGTATTCATATATACTCTAGGATTAAAGACACTCTTTATTTTATTTTTACTATCAGCTGCAACTTCACTACTTGCAAGTTTTAATAATTCCTTATCTATCAACTCTTCTGTTTTCTTTACATTAAGACCATGTTTTATTACCTTATCTAAAACCTCTTTTTGAAGTTCCAAATTAGGTAACTTTAATA
The nucleotide sequence above comes from Hathewaya histolytica. Encoded proteins:
- a CDS encoding ParB/RepB/Spo0J family partition protein encodes the protein MAKRHGLGKGLGALIPETIEEFKESNKEDVSIKKEEEKPTSKISLNLIKPNPEQPRKNFDEEKIKELSLSIKENGIIQPLILKKVDNSTYLIIAGERRWRAARLANMKEVPAVVLEDVKDKEILKLSLIENIQREDLNPIEEAIAYEKLIVELKLTQEELSEKLGKSRTSITNCLRLLNLDKRVQEYLVDGVISEGHGRALLALKNKDIQYKIAQEIIDKGLSVRGVEYLVKELSKEKKEGKRLNDTNSPFMKDIENRLRDYFGTKVSLNNTGKDKGKIQIEYYSNQDLQRIMEILKL
- a CDS encoding ParA family protein, encoding MKTICIFNQKGGVGKTTTNINLCAYLAAEGYKILTIDIDPQGNTTSGLGIDKTNLDNSMYDVMTSDTPIQDVIIQSELMENLYIAPSTMELAGSEIELIDVENRETILKRKLSEIDGLYDFIFIDCPPSLGILTINALTAVNSVLIPIQCEYYALEGVGQLMNTYSLISKGLNKKLGIEGVIMTMYDNRTKLCNEVAGEVKKYFKDKVFNNTIPRNIRLAEAPSFGLPIVLYDNNCKGALAFKEVTDEFLKRQKEV